One Streptomyces mobaraensis NBRC 13819 = DSM 40847 DNA segment encodes these proteins:
- a CDS encoding substrate-binding domain-containing protein — MNTHLRRAAVAVVALSTAVTLAACGKAKQAGDNGDKKEKKGSLTIGLLLPENQTARYERFDKPLLEKKIKELAGTSATVLYENAKQDASVQQQQVDTMITKRVDALIVDAVDAKSIASSVKKAHDKGIPVVAYDRLAEGPVDAYTSVDNERVGKIQGESLLKELGDNAGKGQIVMMNGSVTDPNAKMYKDGAHSVLDGKVKVGKEYDTKEWKPENANENMKGAISSLGKENIVGVYSANDGMAGGIITALKSAGFGKLPPVTGQDAELSAVQRILAGEQFMSVYKPYVPETEAAATMAVALAQGKKLDGTAKTTVDSGSEKKIPAIIVDPFALTKADIPKYVGKEGFFTLREICTDKYKSACDAAGLK, encoded by the coding sequence GTGAACACGCATCTGCGTCGCGCCGCGGTGGCCGTCGTCGCTCTGTCGACGGCCGTCACCCTCGCCGCCTGCGGCAAGGCCAAACAGGCCGGCGACAACGGGGACAAGAAGGAGAAGAAGGGGTCGCTCACCATCGGGCTGCTCCTTCCGGAGAACCAGACCGCGCGGTACGAGCGTTTCGACAAGCCGCTGCTCGAAAAGAAGATCAAGGAATTGGCGGGCACCAGCGCCACCGTCCTCTACGAGAACGCCAAGCAGGACGCCTCCGTCCAGCAGCAGCAGGTCGACACGATGATCACCAAGCGGGTCGACGCGCTGATCGTCGACGCCGTGGACGCCAAGTCGATAGCGAGCTCGGTGAAGAAGGCGCACGACAAGGGAATTCCCGTCGTCGCCTACGACCGGCTCGCCGAGGGCCCGGTCGACGCCTACACCTCCGTCGACAACGAACGGGTCGGAAAGATCCAGGGCGAGTCGCTGCTCAAGGAACTCGGCGACAACGCCGGCAAAGGCCAGATCGTCATGATGAACGGCTCGGTCACCGACCCCAACGCCAAGATGTACAAGGACGGCGCCCATTCCGTGCTCGACGGAAAGGTGAAGGTCGGCAAGGAGTACGACACCAAGGAGTGGAAGCCGGAGAACGCCAACGAGAACATGAAGGGCGCGATCTCCTCGCTCGGCAAGGAGAACATCGTCGGCGTCTACTCCGCCAACGACGGCATGGCCGGCGGCATCATCACCGCCCTCAAGAGCGCCGGCTTCGGCAAACTGCCCCCGGTCACCGGCCAGGACGCCGAACTCTCCGCCGTCCAGCGGATCCTCGCCGGCGAGCAGTTCATGAGCGTCTACAAGCCGTACGTACCCGAGACGGAGGCCGCGGCCACCATGGCCGTCGCCCTGGCGCAGGGCAAGAAGCTCGACGGCACCGCCAAGACCACCGTCGACAGCGGCAGCGAGAAGAAGATCCCCGCGATCATCGTCGACCCCTTCGCGCTCACCAAGGCCGACATCCCCAAGTACGTCGGCAAGGAGGGCTTCTTCACCCTCCGCGAGATCTGCACCGACAAGTACAAGTCCGCCTGCGACGCCGCCGGCCTCAAGTAG
- a CDS encoding ROK family transcriptional regulator, producing the protein METPGSQSSLHRANLERVVRAVRRSGALTQAEIARTTGLSAATVSNIVRELKDNGTVEVTPTSSGGRRARSVSLSGDAGIVVGVDFGHTHLRVAIGNLAHRVLAEEAEPLDTDASATQGLERAEHLVKTLIAATGIDPGKIIGVGLGVPGPIDESGVLGSTAILPGWAGTNPRDELATRLDVPVHVDNDANLGALGELVWGAGRGAADLAYIKVASGVGAGLVINGQIYRGPGGTAGEIGHITLDESGPVCRCGNRGCLETFTAHRYVLPLLHSAHGPDLTAPRMVRLARDGDAGCRRVIADVGRHIGSGVASLCNLLNPSRVVLGGDLAEAGELVLAPIRESVGRYAIPSAARQLEVVPGALGGRAEVLGALALVLSEMGDSSLLDGLPAADAPGRH; encoded by the coding sequence GTGGAGACTCCGGGGTCGCAGTCGTCGCTGCACCGGGCCAACCTGGAGCGGGTCGTCCGCGCGGTGCGCAGGTCGGGGGCGCTCACCCAGGCGGAGATCGCCCGGACCACCGGGCTGTCGGCGGCCACCGTCTCCAACATCGTCCGCGAGCTCAAGGACAACGGCACCGTCGAGGTGACCCCCACCTCCTCCGGCGGCCGGAGGGCCCGCAGCGTCTCCCTCTCGGGCGACGCCGGGATCGTCGTCGGCGTCGATTTCGGCCATACCCACCTGCGCGTGGCGATCGGCAACCTGGCCCACCGGGTGCTCGCCGAGGAGGCCGAGCCGCTGGACACGGACGCCTCCGCCACCCAGGGTCTGGAACGGGCCGAGCACCTGGTCAAGACGCTGATCGCGGCCACCGGCATCGACCCCGGGAAGATCATCGGGGTGGGCCTCGGCGTCCCCGGGCCGATCGACGAGTCCGGGGTGCTCGGCTCGACGGCGATCCTGCCCGGCTGGGCCGGCACCAACCCCCGCGACGAGCTCGCCACCCGGCTCGACGTCCCCGTCCACGTCGACAACGACGCCAACCTGGGCGCGCTCGGCGAACTGGTCTGGGGGGCCGGCCGGGGGGCCGCCGACCTCGCGTACATCAAGGTTGCCAGCGGCGTCGGCGCCGGCCTGGTGATCAACGGGCAGATCTACCGGGGCCCCGGCGGCACCGCGGGCGAGATCGGCCACATCACCCTGGACGAGTCCGGGCCCGTCTGCCGCTGCGGCAACCGCGGCTGCCTGGAGACGTTCACCGCCCACCGCTACGTCCTGCCGCTGCTGCACTCGGCCCACGGCCCGGACCTCACCGCGCCGCGCATGGTCCGGCTCGCCCGCGACGGCGACGCCGGCTGCCGCCGGGTGATCGCGGACGTCGGCCGGCACATCGGCAGCGGCGTGGCGAGCCTGTGCAACCTGCTCAACCCCAGCCGGGTGGTGCTCGGCGGCGACCTCGCGGAGGCCGGGGAGCTCGTCCTCGCGCCCATCCGGGAGTCGGTCGGCCGGTACGCGATCCCCAGCGCCGCACGGCAGTTGGAGGTCGTACCGGGCGCGCTAGGCGGCCGGGCCGAGGTGCTGGGCGCGCTCGCCCTCGTCCTCAGCGAGATGGGCGACTCCTCGCTGCTGGACGGATTGCCGGCGGCGGACGCGCCCGGTCGCCACTGA
- a CDS encoding ATP-binding cassette domain-containing protein — translation MIHMSAAPVLALRGISKRFGAVQALTDVELEIRSGEVVALVGDNGAGKSTLVKTIAGVAPADDGVIEWEGRPVSIDRPHTAQELGIATVYQDLALCDNLDVVGNLFLGREISRAGVLDEVGMERRARELLAALSIRIPSVRIPVAALSGGQRQTVAIARSLLGEPKVVILDEPTAALGVEQTAQVLDLVERLRERGLGVILISHNMADVRAVADRVAVLRLGRNNGVFAVRTTSQEEIVSAITGATDNAVTRREARIAEDRA, via the coding sequence CTGATCCACATGTCCGCTGCGCCCGTTCTGGCGTTGCGCGGGATCTCCAAGCGGTTCGGTGCCGTCCAGGCGCTGACCGACGTCGAGCTGGAGATCCGGTCCGGTGAGGTGGTCGCCCTGGTGGGCGACAACGGCGCCGGCAAGTCCACCCTCGTCAAGACCATCGCGGGCGTCGCGCCCGCCGACGACGGCGTCATCGAGTGGGAGGGGCGGCCCGTCAGCATCGACCGGCCGCACACCGCCCAGGAGCTCGGCATCGCCACCGTCTACCAGGACCTCGCCCTCTGCGACAACCTCGACGTCGTCGGCAACCTCTTCCTCGGCCGGGAGATCTCCCGTGCCGGGGTGCTGGACGAGGTCGGGATGGAGCGCCGGGCCCGCGAGCTGCTCGCCGCCCTGTCCATCCGCATCCCCAGCGTCCGGATCCCCGTCGCCGCCCTCTCCGGCGGCCAGCGGCAGACCGTCGCCATCGCCCGCTCGCTGCTGGGCGAGCCCAAGGTCGTCATCCTCGACGAGCCCACCGCCGCGCTCGGCGTGGAGCAGACCGCCCAGGTCCTCGACCTGGTGGAACGGCTCCGCGAACGGGGTCTCGGCGTGATCCTCATCAGCCACAACATGGCCGACGTGCGGGCCGTCGCCGACCGCGTCGCGGTGCTGCGCCTCGGCCGGAACAACGGGGTCTTCGCCGTGCGCACCACCTCTCAGGAAGAGATCGTCTCGGCCATCACCGGCGCCACTGACAACGCTGTCACCCGCCGTGAGGCCCGCATCGCGGAGGACCGGGCATGA
- a CDS encoding GH92 family glycosyl hydrolase, which produces MRQRLRRRRRALARPAAVLVAAILVTAPQIAPSGAAAAPVGRAADAAAGARAEESFASSFEPGDPRPDWRNTAETGPDGRARSSGVDGGDGQGIPGNATDKVTAVRASGENAEGGEIKENLVDGEPSSKWLVRQRTAWLEFDLFEPVAVARYALTSANDAPGRDPRDWTLRGSADGKSWTVLDTRHGEDFEKRLQTRQFTLSGNTSYRHFRLDITGNAGDELTQLAEVQFATADPGTPPPAAMRTYPDTGPAASPTAKPRAGFTGKHALRYGGTHRAKGRAYAYNKVFAVNVRVTARTRLAYKIFPAMAERDPRYPATHVSLDLAFTDGTYLSQLDARDQHGAPLTPRGQADSRTLYVNQWNNKEAAIGRVAAGKTVARVLVAYDAPDGPAPFRGWIDDVSLAPAPEEKPPAHPADRALTTRGTLSSSSFSRGNTFPATAVPHGFTFWTPVTDAGSTSWLYRYAAANNADNLPTLQAFSASHEPSPWMGDRQTFQVMPSVAAGTPDASRTARALPFHHARETATPHHYGVTFDNGLRADVVPTDHAAMMRFTFPSGSADKANVILDNVTNAGGLTLDTAHGTFTGWSDVKSGLSTGAGRLYVYGVFDAPVTGGGKLRRGGAGDGSDVTGYLRFRPGADRTVTLRIATSLIGTDQAKANLEQEIPAGTPYARVHDRARSAWDALLGRVEVEGATADQLTTLYSGLYRLFLYPNSGFENTGSADRPKHRYASPFSAPTGTSTPTRTGARIVDGEIYVNNGFWDTYRTTWPAYSLLAPGQAGRMVDGFVQQFKDGGWVSRWSSPGYADLMTGTSSDIAFADAHAKGVRFDAEAAYEAALKNATVAPTDPGTGRKGMDTSVFLGWTSTKTHEGMSWALDGYLNDFGLARMGQSLYATTHKERYREESEYFLNRARGYVRLFDRRIGFFQGRNEDGSWRLSPEAYDPRVWGYDYTETNGWNFAFTAPQDTRGLAALYGGRSGLAKKLDAYFATPETGDPRFAGSYGGVIHEMTEARDVRMGMYGHSNQPSHHIAYLYDAAGQPWKTQAKVREVLSRLYLGSEIGQGYPGDEDNGEMSAWYVFSALGFYPLVMGQGEYAIGSPLFTKATVHLENGRDLVVKAPRNSARNVYVQGLTIDGKPWNSTALPHSVVAKGATLEFAMGPEPSSWASGEGAGPTSITKDDKVPAPLSDVTVPDGSALTDNTSRTAATVTTVPLEVAAGSRITSYTLTSADRTRAPRSWVLEGSNNGSDWSGTDRREGQSFTWDRQTRVFALRTPVTYRHYRLKVVGGEASLAEMELLGSPQR; this is translated from the coding sequence ATGAGACAGAGACTCAGACGTCGCCGGCGGGCGCTCGCCCGTCCCGCGGCCGTCCTGGTGGCCGCCATACTGGTGACGGCCCCTCAGATCGCCCCGTCCGGCGCCGCGGCGGCGCCCGTCGGGAGGGCCGCGGACGCGGCGGCCGGGGCACGGGCGGAAGAGAGCTTCGCGTCCTCCTTCGAACCGGGCGACCCCCGCCCCGACTGGCGCAACACGGCCGAGACCGGCCCCGACGGCCGGGCCAGGTCCTCGGGCGTCGACGGCGGCGACGGCCAGGGCATCCCCGGCAACGCCACCGACAAGGTGACCGCCGTCCGGGCCAGCGGCGAGAACGCCGAGGGCGGCGAGATCAAGGAGAACCTGGTCGACGGCGAGCCCAGCAGCAAGTGGCTGGTCCGGCAGCGGACGGCCTGGCTGGAATTCGACCTCTTCGAGCCCGTCGCCGTCGCCCGGTACGCCCTCACCTCCGCCAACGACGCCCCCGGCCGCGACCCCCGGGACTGGACCCTGCGCGGCTCGGCGGACGGCAAGAGCTGGACCGTCCTCGACACCCGGCACGGCGAGGACTTCGAAAAACGGCTCCAGACACGGCAGTTCACGCTCTCCGGCAACACCTCCTACCGTCACTTCCGCCTCGACATCACCGGCAACGCCGGGGACGAGCTCACCCAGCTCGCCGAGGTGCAGTTCGCCACGGCGGACCCCGGCACTCCGCCGCCCGCGGCCATGCGCACGTACCCCGACACCGGCCCGGCCGCCTCCCCCACGGCCAAGCCCCGCGCCGGCTTCACCGGGAAGCACGCCCTGCGCTACGGCGGCACCCACCGCGCCAAGGGCCGCGCCTACGCGTACAACAAGGTGTTCGCCGTGAACGTGCGGGTCACCGCGCGCACCCGGCTGGCGTACAAGATCTTCCCCGCCATGGCCGAGCGCGACCCCCGCTACCCCGCCACCCATGTCTCCCTCGACCTCGCCTTCACCGACGGCACCTACCTGAGCCAGCTCGACGCCCGGGACCAGCACGGCGCGCCGCTGACGCCGCGCGGCCAGGCGGACTCCAGGACGCTGTACGTCAACCAGTGGAACAACAAGGAGGCGGCGATCGGCCGCGTCGCCGCCGGCAAGACCGTGGCCCGCGTCCTCGTCGCCTACGACGCCCCCGACGGCCCCGCGCCCTTCCGGGGCTGGATCGACGACGTGTCCCTGGCCCCCGCGCCCGAGGAGAAGCCCCCGGCCCACCCCGCGGACCGCGCCCTCACCACCCGCGGCACCCTCTCCAGCTCCTCCTTCTCCCGCGGCAACACCTTCCCCGCCACCGCCGTCCCGCACGGCTTCACCTTCTGGACGCCCGTGACCGACGCGGGCTCGACCAGCTGGCTCTACCGGTACGCGGCGGCGAACAACGCCGACAACCTGCCCACCCTCCAGGCGTTCTCGGCGAGCCATGAGCCCAGCCCGTGGATGGGCGACCGGCAGACCTTCCAGGTGATGCCCTCGGTCGCGGCCGGCACCCCCGACGCCTCGCGCACCGCCCGAGCCCTCCCCTTCCACCATGCGCGCGAGACGGCCACGCCGCACCACTACGGCGTCACCTTCGACAACGGACTGCGGGCCGACGTCGTGCCCACGGACCACGCCGCGATGATGAGATTCACCTTTCCGAGTGGATCCGCCGACAAGGCCAACGTCATCCTTGACAACGTCACCAACGCCGGCGGCCTGACGCTGGACACCGCGCACGGGACGTTCACCGGCTGGTCTGACGTCAAGAGCGGGCTGTCGACGGGAGCGGGCCGGCTGTACGTCTACGGCGTCTTCGACGCCCCGGTGACCGGCGGCGGCAAGCTGCGGCGCGGCGGGGCAGGGGACGGCAGCGACGTCACCGGCTACCTGCGGTTCCGGCCGGGCGCCGACCGCACGGTCACCCTGCGGATCGCGACCTCGCTCATCGGCACCGACCAGGCGAAGGCCAACCTGGAGCAGGAGATCCCGGCCGGGACGCCGTACGCCCGGGTCCACGACCGGGCCCGGTCGGCCTGGGACGCCCTGCTGGGCCGGGTGGAGGTGGAGGGCGCCACCGCCGACCAGCTCACCACCCTGTACTCGGGCCTCTACCGCCTCTTCCTTTATCCCAACTCCGGCTTCGAGAACACCGGTTCCGCCGATCGCCCCAAGCACCGCTACGCCAGCCCGTTCTCCGCGCCCACCGGCACGTCCACCCCCACCCGAACCGGCGCCCGGATCGTCGACGGCGAGATCTACGTCAACAACGGCTTCTGGGACACCTACCGCACCACCTGGCCCGCGTACTCCCTGCTGGCCCCCGGGCAGGCCGGGCGGATGGTGGACGGCTTCGTGCAGCAGTTCAAGGACGGCGGCTGGGTCTCGCGCTGGTCCTCCCCCGGCTACGCCGACCTGATGACGGGCACCAGCTCCGACATCGCCTTCGCCGACGCGCACGCGAAGGGCGTCCGCTTCGACGCCGAGGCCGCGTACGAGGCGGCGCTGAAGAACGCGACGGTCGCGCCGACGGACCCCGGCACCGGCCGCAAGGGCATGGACACGTCCGTCTTCCTCGGCTGGACGAGCACGAAGACGCACGAGGGCATGTCCTGGGCGCTGGACGGCTACCTCAACGACTTCGGGCTGGCGCGGATGGGCCAGTCCCTCTACGCGACGACGCACAAGGAGCGCTACCGGGAGGAGTCGGAGTACTTCCTCAACCGCGCCCGCGGCTACGTCAGGCTGTTCGACCGGCGGATCGGCTTCTTCCAGGGCCGGAACGAGGACGGCTCGTGGCGGCTGTCCCCCGAGGCGTACGACCCGCGGGTCTGGGGCTACGACTACACCGAGACCAACGGGTGGAACTTCGCCTTCACCGCCCCCCAGGACACCCGCGGCCTCGCCGCGCTGTACGGCGGCCGGTCCGGGCTGGCGAAGAAGCTCGACGCCTACTTCGCCACCCCGGAGACAGGCGATCCGCGGTTCGCCGGTTCGTACGGCGGGGTCATCCACGAGATGACCGAGGCCCGGGACGTCCGCATGGGCATGTACGGGCACAGCAACCAGCCCTCCCACCACATCGCCTACCTGTACGACGCGGCCGGGCAGCCGTGGAAGACGCAGGCGAAGGTGCGCGAGGTGCTCTCCCGCCTGTACCTCGGCAGCGAGATCGGGCAGGGCTATCCGGGGGACGAGGACAACGGCGAGATGTCCGCCTGGTACGTCTTCAGCGCGCTCGGCTTCTACCCGCTGGTGATGGGGCAGGGCGAGTACGCGATCGGGTCGCCGCTGTTCACCAAGGCGACCGTGCACCTGGAGAACGGCCGCGACCTGGTGGTCAAGGCCCCGCGCAACAGCGCGCGGAACGTGTACGTGCAGGGGCTGACGATCGATGGCAAGCCCTGGAACTCCACGGCGCTGCCGCACTCGGTGGTGGCGAAGGGGGCCACGCTGGAGTTCGCCATGGGCCCCGAGCCGTCCTCCTGGGCCTCCGGCGAGGGCGCCGGGCCGACCTCGATCACGAAGGACGACAAGGTCCCGGCCCCGCTGTCCGACGTCACCGTCCCGGACGGCTCCGCCCTCACCGACAACACCTCCCGCACCGCCGCCACCGTCACCACCGTCCCGCTGGAGGTGGCCGCCGGCTCCCGGATCACCTCGTACACCCTCACCTCCGCCGACCGCACCCGGGCGCCCCGGAGTTGGGTTCTCGAAGGCTCGAATAATGGGAGTGACTGGAGCGGAACCGATCGACGCGAGGGACAGTCCTTCACATGGGACCGGCAAACG
- a CDS encoding carbohydrate ABC transporter permease: MTVQAEPSDRPDAPAPAAPPEKRARGVGGEREGGVLNVFSHGVLVIWGLMVTLPLLWAVMSAFKTDKEIFSSPWSLPKSPDFGAWSRAWSQAHMSEYFLNSIVVVAGSLFGTMLLGAMAAYVLARFDFPGNRFVYYLFVGGMSFPVILALVPLFFVMKNMALLNTYHGLILVYIAYSLPFTVFFLTGFFRTLPTSVAEAALIDGASHTRTFFQVMLPMAKPGLISVGIFNFLGQWNQYLLPAVLNVGDDDKKLLPQGLVALAASQRYKGDWSGLFAGLVIAMLPVLAAYIVFQRQVQSGLTAGALK; the protein is encoded by the coding sequence GTGACCGTGCAAGCCGAGCCGTCGGACCGTCCGGACGCCCCCGCGCCGGCCGCCCCGCCGGAGAAACGGGCGCGGGGCGTGGGCGGCGAGCGCGAGGGCGGCGTGCTGAACGTCTTCTCGCACGGCGTCCTCGTCATCTGGGGTCTGATGGTCACCCTGCCGCTGCTCTGGGCGGTGATGAGCGCCTTCAAGACGGACAAGGAGATCTTCTCCTCGCCCTGGTCGCTGCCGAAGAGCCCGGACTTCGGGGCCTGGAGCCGCGCCTGGTCCCAGGCGCACATGAGCGAGTACTTCCTCAACTCGATCGTGGTGGTGGCCGGTTCGCTGTTCGGCACCATGCTGCTGGGCGCGATGGCCGCCTATGTGCTGGCGCGTTTCGACTTCCCCGGCAACCGCTTCGTCTACTACCTGTTCGTGGGCGGGATGAGCTTCCCCGTGATCCTGGCCCTGGTGCCGCTGTTCTTCGTGATGAAGAACATGGCGCTGCTCAACACGTACCACGGGCTGATCCTCGTCTACATCGCCTATTCGCTGCCCTTCACCGTCTTCTTCCTGACCGGTTTCTTCCGGACGCTGCCCACTTCAGTCGCGGAGGCGGCGTTGATCGACGGCGCGTCGCACACCCGGACGTTCTTCCAGGTGATGCTGCCGATGGCCAAGCCCGGCCTGATCAGCGTGGGCATCTTCAACTTCCTCGGGCAGTGGAACCAGTACCTGCTGCCGGCGGTGCTCAACGTCGGCGACGACGACAAGAAGCTGCTTCCCCAGGGCCTGGTGGCGCTGGCGGCCAGCCAGCGGTACAAGGGCGACTGGTCGGGGCTCTTCGCGGGCCTGGTGATCGCGATGCTGCCCGTCCTCGCCGCGTACATCGTCTTCCAGCGCCAGGTGCAGTCCGGGCTGACGGCCGGCGCCCTCAAGTAG
- a CDS encoding carbohydrate ABC transporter permease, whose translation MQHGKYRFIAGFLVVPLAIYGVFVVSPFVQAIYYSFTNWTGLSSKFKMTGLKNYQRLWDDELFWKALGHNLLLLLVLPLVTLGLGLFFAFMLNVGGRRRKNAAVAGVRGSGFYKIVYFFPQVLSIAIVALLFKFAYNPNSGAINSFLDAIGLGSLHPDWLGDPDLALWCVTAVMVWSNVGFYVVLFSAGMSAIPKDFYEAALLDGANRVQTFFRITLPLLWDTVQTGWVYMGIMALDGFAVVQIMMDGPGPDYSTEVLTYYLYTKAFTDGQAGYATALGVALLIVTMVFAGIVMKLGRRERLEY comes from the coding sequence ATGCAGCACGGTAAGTACCGTTTCATCGCCGGGTTCCTGGTGGTCCCGCTGGCGATCTACGGGGTCTTCGTCGTCTCGCCGTTCGTCCAGGCCATCTACTACTCCTTCACCAACTGGACCGGCCTGAGCTCGAAGTTCAAGATGACGGGGCTGAAGAACTACCAACGCCTCTGGGACGACGAGCTGTTCTGGAAGGCCCTGGGGCACAACCTCCTGCTGCTGCTCGTGCTGCCACTGGTGACGCTGGGACTCGGCCTGTTCTTCGCGTTCATGCTCAACGTCGGGGGCCGCCGCCGGAAGAACGCGGCGGTGGCCGGCGTCCGGGGCTCCGGCTTCTACAAGATCGTCTACTTCTTCCCGCAGGTGCTGTCCATCGCGATCGTCGCCCTGCTGTTCAAGTTCGCCTACAACCCCAACAGCGGGGCGATCAACTCCTTCCTGGACGCGATCGGCCTGGGCTCCCTCCACCCCGACTGGCTGGGCGACCCGGACCTGGCGCTGTGGTGCGTGACGGCGGTGATGGTCTGGAGCAACGTCGGCTTCTACGTGGTGCTGTTCTCCGCCGGGATGAGCGCCATCCCCAAGGACTTCTACGAGGCCGCGCTGCTGGACGGCGCCAACCGGGTCCAGACCTTCTTCCGGATCACCCTGCCGCTGCTCTGGGACACCGTCCAGACCGGCTGGGTCTACATGGGGATCATGGCGCTGGACGGCTTCGCGGTCGTCCAGATCATGATGGACGGGCCGGGCCCGGACTACTCCACCGAAGTCCTCACCTACTACCTCTACACCAAGGCGTTCACCGACGGGCAGGCCGGCTACGCGACGGCCCTGGGCGTGGCGCTGCTCATCGTCACCATGGTCTTCGCGGGCATCGTGATGAAGCTCGGGCGGCGCGAACGGCTGGAGTACTGA
- the ngcE gene encoding N-acetylglucosamine/diacetylchitobiose ABC transporter substrate-binding protein: MGSTSEFSRRDLIKRAAALGLVAVPAMSALSACASGGDDDDAKPDKPAGGGGGAGEMKPLKVNASAPLDVVIFDGGFGQQYAKDAEAEYKKAYPQAEIKHTGTQDIAPQIQPRFNGGTPPDLIDNSGAKQMDLGTLVGLKQLTDLNALLDAPSLDDPKKKVRDTLRPGVVEMGQFDGDEVWVFYYAYTVYGVWYSKTNLEKLDAQYPETWDEMLKLCEKAKKKGIAGWTYAGQHPYYIPFSLYPFIAKIGGTEVLDRIDNLEPDAWKHPAVKAAFEAYYELYKKGYILRGTAGLDHIQSQTAWNEGKALFIPNGSWVENESKKMTPKDFRMAVGAPSSLDKSDKMPFGTLWASGGEPFIVPKNAKNAQGGMELLRIMLGKKSTQNFIKAVSSLTSLNGGTEGLTLPPGLASSQEALTKAGRNVVNPRLQDWYVSLQKEKIGKAALGLMMDGRLTPDEAIKKIQKYTDDTRKDDSVKKYKHK; the protein is encoded by the coding sequence ATGGGATCCACCTCGGAATTCAGCCGGCGCGACCTCATCAAACGCGCCGCCGCGCTCGGCCTGGTGGCCGTACCGGCGATGAGCGCGCTCAGCGCCTGCGCGTCCGGCGGCGACGACGATGACGCGAAGCCCGACAAGCCGGCCGGCGGTGGCGGTGGCGCCGGCGAGATGAAGCCGCTGAAGGTGAACGCCTCGGCCCCGCTCGACGTGGTCATCTTCGACGGCGGCTTCGGCCAGCAGTACGCCAAGGACGCGGAGGCCGAGTACAAGAAGGCGTACCCGCAGGCCGAGATCAAGCACACCGGCACCCAGGACATCGCCCCGCAGATCCAGCCCCGGTTCAACGGCGGCACCCCGCCCGACCTCATCGACAACTCCGGCGCCAAGCAGATGGACCTGGGCACCCTGGTCGGCCTCAAGCAGCTCACCGACCTCAACGCCCTGCTCGACGCGCCCTCCCTCGACGACCCCAAGAAGAAGGTGCGGGACACCCTCCGCCCGGGCGTCGTCGAGATGGGCCAGTTCGACGGCGACGAAGTGTGGGTCTTCTACTACGCCTACACCGTCTACGGCGTCTGGTACTCGAAGACCAATCTGGAGAAGCTCGACGCCCAGTACCCGGAGACCTGGGACGAGATGCTCAAGCTCTGCGAGAAGGCGAAGAAGAAGGGCATCGCCGGCTGGACGTACGCGGGCCAGCACCCGTACTACATCCCGTTCAGCCTCTACCCGTTCATCGCCAAGATCGGCGGCACCGAGGTGCTGGACCGCATCGACAACCTGGAGCCTGACGCCTGGAAGCACCCGGCCGTCAAGGCCGCCTTCGAGGCGTACTACGAGCTCTACAAGAAGGGCTACATCCTGCGCGGCACCGCGGGTCTCGACCACATCCAGTCGCAGACGGCGTGGAACGAGGGCAAGGCGCTGTTCATCCCGAACGGCTCCTGGGTGGAGAACGAGTCCAAGAAGATGACGCCGAAGGACTTCCGGATGGCGGTCGGCGCGCCGTCCAGCCTGGACAAGAGCGACAAGATGCCGTTCGGGACCCTCTGGGCGTCCGGCGGCGAGCCGTTCATCGTGCCGAAGAACGCCAAGAACGCGCAGGGCGGCATGGAGTTGCTGCGGATCATGCTGGGCAAGAAGTCCACGCAGAACTTCATCAAGGCGGTCTCCTCCCTCACCTCCCTCAACGGCGGCACCGAGGGTCTCACCCTGCCGCCCGGTCTGGCGTCGTCCCAGGAGGCGCTGACCAAGGCCGGCCGGAACGTGGTCAATCCGCGGCTCCAGGACTGGTACGTCTCGCTCCAGAAGGAGAAGATCGGCAAGGCGGCGCTCGGTCTGATGATGGACGGCCGGCTCACCCCGGACGAGGCCATCAAGAAGATCCAGAAGTACACCGACGACACCCGCAAGGACGACTCCGTCAAGAAGTACAAGCACAAGTAG